The following coding sequences are from one Mycolicibacterium aichiense window:
- a CDS encoding FtsX-like permease family protein — protein sequence METSASTTISRPSVIATTSGNKTFVRLLRFAWANIRRRPERFVLSVLGIALAITCVTVVRTISSSFAITGADSVTDVLGGAQLWAVPAAGVHYDSSVQALVADGPVPAIDAPGGWRAIKTLSGTTDIGGTPVSLRGGDEIPDGQAVLGSGVAQRLGVHDGDRVSVGSQSLAVVVRGAGESVTVSTPLARTVVGDNGWWTVFAPTGQEKSRTLGSAFGDAVGLRSTSDPSVKPDPGGPGLIYDTVGGTGPLTFDQKFSALFSGKVTSSTLGIISIIGLVLGFIIAVSSFLAAVQERRREFGIMSSIGLADEVLYFFLVESAVVFVAAYVVGVLTAGVAVWLVIPGIATPVAWLQAAGMVAGFLPAMSIVGALIPVHRLLQNRPVDLLGAR from the coding sequence GAAACAAGACGTTCGTGCGTCTGCTCCGGTTTGCTTGGGCGAACATCCGCCGGCGGCCCGAACGGTTTGTGCTGTCGGTTCTCGGTATCGCACTGGCGATCACCTGCGTGACGGTGGTGCGCACGATTTCATCGAGCTTCGCCATCACCGGCGCCGATTCGGTGACCGACGTGCTCGGTGGTGCTCAACTGTGGGCGGTGCCCGCCGCGGGCGTCCACTACGACAGCTCGGTGCAGGCGCTCGTCGCCGACGGTCCGGTCCCGGCGATCGACGCCCCCGGGGGGTGGCGTGCGATCAAGACGCTCTCGGGCACCACCGACATCGGCGGTACGCCGGTCTCACTGCGTGGCGGCGACGAAATCCCGGACGGTCAAGCGGTTTTGGGCTCCGGTGTCGCGCAGCGTCTGGGTGTGCACGACGGTGACCGGGTCAGCGTCGGCTCGCAGAGCCTCGCTGTGGTGGTGCGCGGCGCGGGAGAATCGGTCACGGTGTCGACCCCACTGGCGCGCACCGTGGTGGGCGACAACGGGTGGTGGACCGTGTTCGCGCCGACCGGGCAGGAGAAGAGCCGAACCCTCGGCAGCGCCTTCGGTGACGCGGTAGGACTGCGGTCGACCTCCGATCCGTCCGTCAAGCCCGATCCCGGTGGCCCGGGACTGATCTACGACACGGTGGGCGGAACCGGTCCGCTGACATTCGACCAGAAGTTCTCGGCGCTGTTCTCCGGCAAGGTCACCAGCTCGACGCTGGGCATCATCTCGATCATCGGGCTGGTGCTGGGCTTCATCATCGCGGTGTCGTCTTTCCTGGCGGCTGTGCAGGAACGCCGCCGTGAGTTCGGCATCATGTCCAGCATCGGCCTGGCCGACGAGGTGCTCTATTTCTTCCTGGTGGAGTCCGCCGTGGTGTTCGTGGCGGCCTACGTGGTGGGCGTGCTGACCGCGGGAGTCGCTGTGTGGCTGGTGATTCCGGGCATCGCCACCCCGGTTGCCTGGCTGCAGGCGGCGGGCATGGTGGCGGGCTTCCTGCCCGCGATGTCGATCGTCGGCGCGCTGATACCGGTGCATCGCCTGCTGCAGAACCGTCCGGTCGACCTGCTCGGAGCGCGCTGA
- a CDS encoding ABC transporter permease: MMKFGLSYGWLAARRRVREMVLPIVTTATGAFLVVIVFGMSAGIQEQSASLGHANEIGRAVILIAITVLLVGVVEVAVATTRTIAHRTRELGVLGATGVPRRPVIAALLVEPAVAATLGAIVGVVLAMIAAVALGMLGLVPTGVSAVGLGFGAAIAIVVSIAAALATSVIPTWNAASRPPVHSLSTGG, translated from the coding sequence ATGATGAAATTCGGACTCTCCTACGGCTGGCTGGCGGCACGACGCCGGGTCCGCGAGATGGTGCTACCGATCGTCACCACCGCAACGGGCGCCTTCCTCGTCGTCATCGTCTTCGGAATGTCGGCCGGCATCCAGGAACAGTCGGCGTCGCTGGGCCATGCCAACGAGATCGGCCGGGCCGTCATCCTGATCGCGATCACCGTGCTGCTGGTGGGTGTCGTGGAAGTGGCGGTGGCGACCACCCGCACGATCGCCCACCGCACCCGCGAACTCGGGGTGCTCGGCGCCACCGGAGTGCCGCGCCGTCCCGTCATCGCCGCACTGCTCGTGGAGCCGGCCGTCGCGGCCACGCTCGGAGCGATTGTCGGTGTGGTACTGGCGATGATCGCCGCTGTTGCACTGGGAATGCTCGGCCTGGTGCCCACCGGGGTGTCGGCGGTCGGTCTTGGATTCGGCGCGGCGATCGCGATCGTCGTCAGCATCGCCGCCGCTCTGGCGACCAGCGTCATACCCACCTGGAACGCGGCGTCGCGTCCCCCTGTCCACTCCCTGTCGACCGGAGGTTAG
- a CDS encoding ABC transporter ATP-binding protein, translating into MTAVEDAVSDVASAPEPSPVIEISDVWKLHKLGDEVVKALISAELTVMPGEFVCLMGPSGSGKSTLLNIIGGLDRPTKGSVLIAGRDTARLTESQFAALRHDTIGFIFQSYNLIPFLSAVENVELPLMFEPYDRKALRQRALDLLDLVGLSHRVHHQPTKMSGGEQQRTAIARSLISNPTLVLADEPTANLDHRTGETVVRMLRDLCSTLGVTVVASTHDPTVADEASRVVRMRDGQIIN; encoded by the coding sequence ATGACCGCAGTCGAAGACGCCGTCTCCGACGTCGCATCGGCGCCCGAGCCGTCGCCGGTGATCGAGATCAGCGACGTGTGGAAGCTGCACAAGCTCGGCGACGAAGTCGTCAAAGCCCTGATCTCCGCCGAGTTGACCGTGATGCCAGGCGAATTCGTCTGCCTGATGGGTCCGAGCGGTAGCGGCAAGTCGACGCTGTTGAACATCATCGGCGGCTTGGACCGGCCGACCAAAGGGTCGGTGCTGATCGCAGGCCGGGACACCGCCAGGCTGACCGAAAGCCAGTTCGCCGCGCTGCGCCACGACACCATCGGGTTCATCTTCCAGAGCTACAACCTGATCCCGTTCCTGTCCGCGGTGGAGAACGTCGAGCTGCCGCTGATGTTCGAGCCGTACGACCGTAAGGCGTTGCGGCAGCGCGCACTCGACCTGCTCGACCTGGTCGGGCTGAGCCACCGCGTGCACCACCAGCCGACCAAGATGTCGGGCGGCGAGCAGCAGCGCACCGCGATCGCGCGGTCGCTGATCAGTAACCCGACGCTGGTGCTGGCCGACGAGCCGACGGCGAATCTGGACCACCGCACGGGGGAAACGGTGGTGCGCATGCTGCGCGACCTGTGCTCAACGCTGGGCGTGACGGTCGTTGCCAGCACCCACGATCCCACGGTGGCCGATGAAGCGAGCCGTGTCGTCCGGATGAGAGACGGACAAATCATCAATTGA
- a CDS encoding APC family permease, whose amino-acid sequence MTQQIDAPASAGRDKLLTTELVPEQVLPKVMTTFGLTATYVFIICWITGSSIMAAGGWTAIPMWILGILTFLIPAGMAVAELGNLWPGEGGVYIWATRTMGETWGFIGGYLSWIPVVLNSASSPAIILQFLLLAFHAELGLTLTIIIQVALLWAVIGLALAKLAANQRIMNTVFVIYWALTAVIFIAGVVYAFRNGSAQPFTAHAALVPDFAGAGFLYGTVLLYLVGVETPYNMGAEFLSVRKSGPKMVVYGSIALILIYLLTTLGTVMVLPADQVDPVTGVIGMLGTAAPKGVMEVAAVVLACIVFVALMSYQVTYSRLIFVSGLERHLPRIFTHLNPRTRNPVTAVLIQGVLSSLLIVGLYSQSSMANVTVFLQGGLSIAWLISGFFFLFPVILARKKYADRYAAEKFWRIPGGTVGVWITVTIGTLGTLGGIYYSFAKSWIKDVPDSTWMMWTGSIAVGMFALGVIVYIFGRRSARKMTEGDALAHLAVLDLKKSESPSPEAV is encoded by the coding sequence ATGACGCAACAAATAGACGCGCCGGCCTCGGCCGGACGTGACAAGCTGCTGACCACAGAGCTCGTTCCCGAGCAGGTACTGCCGAAGGTGATGACCACCTTCGGCCTGACCGCCACCTACGTCTTCATCATCTGCTGGATCACCGGCTCGTCGATCATGGCCGCCGGCGGGTGGACCGCGATCCCGATGTGGATTCTCGGCATTCTCACCTTCCTGATTCCGGCGGGCATGGCGGTCGCCGAACTGGGCAACCTGTGGCCCGGTGAAGGTGGTGTCTATATCTGGGCGACCCGAACCATGGGGGAGACATGGGGATTCATCGGCGGCTACCTGTCGTGGATTCCGGTGGTGCTCAACTCCGCGTCGTCGCCGGCGATCATCCTGCAGTTCCTGCTGCTGGCCTTCCACGCCGAGCTGGGCCTGACGCTCACCATCATCATCCAGGTGGCGTTGCTGTGGGCCGTCATCGGGCTGGCGCTGGCCAAACTCGCTGCCAACCAACGCATCATGAACACCGTCTTCGTCATCTACTGGGCCCTGACCGCCGTCATCTTCATCGCCGGCGTCGTCTACGCCTTCCGTAACGGGTCGGCGCAGCCGTTCACCGCGCACGCCGCGCTGGTGCCCGATTTCGCCGGAGCGGGTTTCCTGTACGGCACGGTGCTGCTGTACCTGGTGGGTGTCGAGACGCCGTACAACATGGGCGCCGAGTTCCTCTCGGTGCGCAAGAGTGGCCCGAAGATGGTGGTCTACGGATCGATCGCGCTGATCCTGATCTATCTGTTGACCACCTTGGGCACCGTGATGGTGTTGCCTGCCGACCAGGTCGACCCGGTCACCGGCGTCATCGGCATGCTGGGGACCGCCGCTCCCAAGGGCGTGATGGAAGTCGCGGCCGTGGTGTTGGCCTGCATCGTGTTCGTCGCGCTGATGAGCTACCAGGTGACCTATTCGCGGCTGATCTTCGTCTCCGGCCTGGAGCGTCACCTGCCGCGAATCTTCACCCACCTCAACCCGCGTACGCGCAACCCCGTCACCGCCGTGCTGATCCAGGGCGTGCTGTCGTCGTTGCTGATCGTCGGGTTGTACTCGCAGAGCAGCATGGCCAACGTCACGGTGTTCCTGCAGGGTGGCCTGTCCATCGCCTGGCTGATCTCCGGGTTCTTCTTCCTGTTCCCGGTCATCCTGGCGCGCAAGAAGTACGCGGATCGCTATGCCGCCGAGAAGTTCTGGCGGATTCCCGGTGGCACGGTGGGCGTCTGGATCACCGTGACCATCGGCACGCTGGGCACCCTGGGCGGCATCTACTACTCGTTCGCCAAGTCGTGGATCAAGGACGTCCCCGACAGCACCTGGATGATGTGGACCGGCAGCATCGCGGTCGGCATGTTCGCCCTCGGCGTCATCGTCTACATCTTCGGCCGGCGCTCGGCACGCAAGATGACCGAAGGAGACGCACTGGCCCATCTGGCTGTGCTCGATCTCAAGAAGTCCGAATCACCTAGCCCTGAGGCGGTTTGA
- a CDS encoding primary-amine oxidase, which yields MTMDSTVLSTGTTDDRAAYPLDPLSGAEIEMAAAIVKESDYATPTLKFVMIQLAEPDKNAQLTFESATDVPRRAFCTMYDAAAKLVYESVVDIGARVVESWTAIPGRFPSYLVEHMTGVEEVVRADPRWQEAMRKRGITDFDLAMIDPWPAGYYGAQDHYENSPLICRPLTFMRAAPSEHGYARPVEGVIVTFDLDSMTVLDVEDHGVVPLPPKAGNYSAQFMFDADNRPAFTEFRDDVKTIEITQPDGPSFTVDGWKVQWQKWSLRVGFNPREGLTLHEITYNDRGTVRPIMYRAALSEMVVPYGDTSPTHWNKNVFDMGEVGMGFSANPLTLGCDCLGEIFYFDGMVHDSDGNAVTIPNAICMHEEDYGISWKHTDFRTGEVEVRRSRRLVISMICTVGNYEYGFFWYLYNDASIEMEVKLSGVLTTGSIPEGEKPRWGKLVAPGIYGPNHQHFFSFRLDMAIDGANNSVYEVDSIAEPDPALNPHHNAWITRDTLVASEAEGARDWNWQTGRYWKVTNPSKINELGAEVGYKLVPRDPVPVMVQEGSYIYDRARFVQHNLWVTKYDPAEKFAAGDYMYQCAEAQGLPEYIADDAPLDNTDVVLWYTVGAHHIVRPEDWPVMPCAYTGFHLKPIGFFDGNPALDLPPSPPKGCHANH from the coding sequence ATGACCATGGACAGCACCGTGCTGAGCACGGGAACGACCGATGACCGCGCCGCTTACCCGCTCGACCCGCTCAGCGGTGCCGAGATCGAGATGGCGGCCGCGATCGTCAAAGAGTCCGACTATGCAACGCCGACACTGAAATTCGTGATGATCCAGCTCGCCGAGCCGGACAAGAACGCGCAGCTGACGTTCGAGTCGGCGACCGATGTCCCGCGTCGTGCCTTCTGCACGATGTACGACGCGGCAGCCAAGCTGGTCTACGAATCGGTCGTCGACATCGGCGCCCGGGTGGTGGAGTCCTGGACCGCGATCCCGGGCCGCTTCCCGTCGTATCTGGTCGAGCACATGACCGGCGTCGAGGAGGTGGTCCGGGCGGACCCGCGCTGGCAGGAGGCGATGCGCAAGCGCGGCATCACCGATTTCGACCTGGCGATGATCGATCCGTGGCCGGCCGGCTACTACGGCGCGCAGGATCATTACGAGAACTCACCGCTGATCTGCCGCCCGCTGACGTTCATGCGGGCGGCGCCGTCGGAGCACGGATACGCGCGTCCGGTGGAAGGGGTCATCGTGACCTTCGACCTCGACTCCATGACGGTGCTCGATGTCGAAGACCACGGCGTGGTGCCGTTGCCGCCCAAAGCGGGCAACTACTCGGCGCAGTTCATGTTCGACGCCGACAACCGGCCGGCCTTCACCGAGTTCCGGGACGACGTCAAAACCATCGAGATCACCCAGCCGGACGGACCGAGCTTCACCGTCGACGGCTGGAAGGTTCAGTGGCAGAAGTGGTCTCTGCGGGTGGGATTCAACCCCCGCGAGGGTCTGACGTTGCACGAGATCACCTACAACGACCGGGGTACCGTCCGGCCGATCATGTACCGGGCCGCGCTCTCGGAAATGGTGGTGCCGTACGGGGACACCTCGCCGACGCACTGGAACAAGAACGTCTTCGACATGGGCGAGGTCGGCATGGGCTTCTCGGCGAACCCGCTGACCCTGGGTTGCGACTGTCTGGGCGAGATCTTCTACTTCGACGGCATGGTGCACGATTCCGACGGCAACGCGGTCACCATCCCGAATGCGATCTGCATGCACGAAGAAGACTACGGAATCTCCTGGAAGCACACCGATTTTCGCACGGGCGAGGTCGAGGTGCGCCGGTCGCGCCGGCTGGTGATCTCGATGATCTGCACCGTCGGCAACTATGAGTACGGATTCTTCTGGTACCTGTACAACGACGCATCGATCGAGATGGAGGTCAAACTCTCCGGGGTGCTCACGACAGGGTCGATTCCCGAGGGGGAGAAGCCGCGGTGGGGCAAGCTCGTGGCGCCCGGTATCTACGGCCCGAATCACCAGCACTTCTTCAGCTTCCGGCTCGACATGGCCATTGACGGAGCGAACAACAGTGTCTACGAGGTGGATTCGATCGCCGAGCCCGATCCGGCGCTCAATCCGCACCACAACGCCTGGATCACCAGAGACACCCTGGTGGCGTCGGAGGCCGAGGGTGCGCGGGACTGGAACTGGCAGACCGGGCGGTACTGGAAGGTCACCAACCCGTCGAAGATCAACGAACTCGGCGCCGAGGTGGGCTACAAGCTGGTGCCACGTGATCCGGTACCGGTGATGGTGCAGGAGGGCTCCTACATCTATGACCGGGCCCGCTTCGTGCAGCACAACTTGTGGGTGACGAAGTACGACCCGGCCGAGAAGTTCGCCGCCGGGGACTACATGTATCAGTGTGCGGAGGCGCAGGGTCTGCCCGAGTACATCGCCGACGACGCACCGTTGGACAACACCGACGTGGT